A region of uncultured Anaeromusa sp. DNA encodes the following proteins:
- a CDS encoding 2-oxoacid:acceptor oxidoreductase subunit alpha: protein MAKARLIQGNQACAEGALAAGVTFFAGYPITPSTEVMEILAEELPKRGGKFLQMEDEIASMGAVCGASLTGVKAITATSGPGFSLKQELIGYAAMAELPVVIVNVQRSGPSTGLPTSPAQGDVMQSRWGTHGDHGILVLSPASVKESYEVMIKAVNFAEKFRTPVIFLLDEVIGHMRERVELPEAGSCEIIDRKVPTGAPSDYLAYKPEADGVPPMAPFGSGYRYHVTGLMHGYNGLPNSTAAMTTEVIDRMHTKLEQAKDEITLYTEYEMADAEHVVITYGGTARSAIAAVKAARAKGIKAGLLKLITIWPFPGDVVQKAAAKAKTVIVPEMNYGQLIGEVERYVGRDKVRGVNRFDGTILTPDEILAALVEATGGAN, encoded by the coding sequence ATGGCCAAAGCAAGACTGATTCAAGGCAACCAGGCCTGCGCGGAAGGCGCTCTCGCCGCCGGCGTCACTTTTTTTGCGGGATATCCCATTACGCCCAGTACGGAAGTAATGGAAATTCTCGCCGAAGAACTGCCTAAACGAGGCGGTAAATTTCTGCAGATGGAAGACGAAATCGCCAGCATGGGCGCTGTTTGCGGCGCATCCTTGACCGGCGTCAAAGCCATCACCGCTACCAGCGGCCCCGGCTTTTCCTTAAAGCAAGAACTCATCGGCTACGCCGCCATGGCGGAATTGCCGGTGGTTATCGTTAACGTGCAACGTTCCGGTCCCAGTACCGGGCTGCCCACCTCGCCGGCTCAAGGAGATGTTATGCAATCCCGCTGGGGCACCCATGGGGACCATGGCATTCTCGTACTTTCTCCGGCGTCGGTCAAAGAATCCTATGAAGTAATGATTAAAGCCGTCAACTTTGCCGAGAAATTCCGCACCCCGGTTATCTTCCTTCTCGACGAAGTCATCGGCCATATGCGTGAACGCGTCGAATTGCCGGAAGCAGGCAGCTGCGAAATCATCGACCGCAAAGTGCCTACAGGCGCTCCTAGCGACTACCTTGCGTATAAGCCCGAAGCCGACGGCGTACCGCCTATGGCTCCTTTTGGCAGCGGCTACCGCTACCATGTAACCGGCTTGATGCATGGCTATAACGGCCTGCCCAACAGCACGGCCGCCATGACCACCGAAGTCATTGATCGCATGCACACCAAGCTGGAACAGGCGAAAGATGAAATTACCCTGTACACGGAATATGAAATGGCAGACGCTGAACACGTCGTCATTACCTACGGCGGCACCGCTCGTTCGGCCATTGCCGCTGTGAAAGCCGCCCGTGCCAAAGGCATCAAGGCCGGCCTTTTAAAACTCATCACCATCTGGCCCTTCCCGGGCGACGTCGTGCAAAAAGCCGCCGCCAAGGCCAAGACCGTAATTGTACCGGAAATGAACTACGGTCAGCTCATCGGCGAAGTCGAACGCTACGTCGGTCGGGATAAAGTCCGCGGCGTTAACCGTTTCGACGGCACCATCCTGACACCGGACGAAATTCTAGCCGCTCTTGTAGAGGCAACTGGAGGTGCGAACTAA
- the cbiE gene encoding precorrin-6y C5,15-methyltransferase (decarboxylating) subunit CbiE yields MEHQILVVGIGPGSREYMLPAAWEAIATAKTLVGGRRALETLAPPEAKRRVVDVDIEGLLNYIAEESRHGQVVVMVSGDPGFYSLLPALRRRFPRERLQVIPGISSVQLAFARVAEPWQDANLLSFHGREIADEVLLYRPGRTLSFLTDRLHRPREIAARLLQLDWPETTLCWQCESLSYAAERVEQSTLAKAARQEGFEHAIFIVKADAGSEEESI; encoded by the coding sequence ATGGAACATCAGATCCTTGTAGTGGGTATTGGGCCGGGCAGCCGTGAGTATATGCTGCCGGCCGCCTGGGAGGCTATTGCTACGGCCAAAACGCTTGTCGGCGGCAGGCGGGCTCTGGAAACGCTGGCGCCGCCGGAAGCGAAGCGGCGGGTAGTCGATGTGGATATTGAGGGGCTCTTGAATTATATTGCCGAAGAAAGCCGGCATGGCCAAGTTGTGGTCATGGTATCAGGAGACCCTGGCTTTTACAGTCTCCTGCCGGCCTTGCGGCGTCGTTTCCCCAGAGAACGTTTGCAGGTCATTCCTGGCATCAGTTCGGTACAGCTGGCTTTCGCCAGAGTGGCGGAACCATGGCAGGATGCGAATCTGCTTAGTTTTCACGGCAGGGAAATCGCGGATGAAGTATTGCTGTACCGTCCGGGCCGGACGCTTTCCTTTCTCACGGATCGGTTGCATCGGCCAAGGGAAATTGCCGCGCGGCTTTTGCAGTTGGACTGGCCGGAGACGACGCTGTGCTGGCAATGCGAGTCCTTGTCATATGCTGCAGAAAGAGTGGAACAGTCAACGCTAGCGAAAGCGGCGCGGCAAGAAGGCTTTGAACACGCCATTTTTATCGTTAAGGCGGACGCGGGCAGCGAGGAGGAATCTATATGA
- a CDS encoding L-lactate dehydrogenase (quinone) large subunit LdhH, with amino-acid sequence MESTQDRNLRKEIEEKLNDEVLRGALGRFAEAYPTARAKAYENVEDLDSLRESFRQMKINTVANLEAITDKFEAEATKRGVKVYRAKDGDDLKKYLIDLCQKKGVKRIAKSKSMATEEIHLNHSLEEAGLHVKETDLGEWIIGIAGHRPSHMVMPAIHLSRQQCAEYFSQELHKEIPVDIPYMVQEARLNLRQEFVQADMGISGANFGIAENGAIGLVTNEGNARIVTTLPRIHVVVIGYEKLIPSIQDASYIMRMLPRNATGQLMTSYMTMVDGVTPLMVKGPDGKWVEEEREVHYILLDNGRLKAAKDPVLKESFNCLRCASCLNVCPVYTVVGGHVFGHIYAGGIGAILTAFLHGMKDFEHINEMCIGCRKCVEVCPGKINIPGLIDELRARAVKEHGLPFAAKVVFENVLSNRKVFHTMLRMASIGQKPFQSGRVIRHLPLFLSGMAKDRSLPAIADAPFRDRVEKITKKIDKPIKRIAFFAGCNIDFVFPETGEAIVKVLQDLNMEVVFPMDQSCCGKPVLGMGDRDTGKNIAKRNIEAFEKVDADVLIFGCPTCAETWHETYLNIFADDPAWLARAEKLAHKVQEFAQFVAPLYAAQGRLNKKNGAIKVTYHDSCHMRRGLGIYKEQRQLLEAAKDYEFVEMKDCDKCCGMAGAFGVKYTEISMPILKNKVDNIKNSGAEIVAVGCPACMMQIQGGLDKQAPNIRVKHVAEILADELDHK; translated from the coding sequence ATGGAATCAACACAAGATCGCAACCTGCGCAAAGAAATTGAAGAAAAGCTCAATGACGAAGTACTGCGCGGCGCTTTAGGCCGTTTTGCCGAAGCATATCCGACGGCTCGCGCCAAAGCCTATGAAAACGTAGAGGATTTAGACTCTCTGCGCGAAAGCTTCCGTCAAATGAAAATCAATACCGTTGCCAATTTGGAAGCCATTACCGATAAATTCGAAGCCGAAGCTACGAAACGCGGCGTAAAAGTCTACCGGGCCAAAGACGGTGACGACCTGAAAAAATACCTGATTGATCTGTGCCAGAAAAAAGGTGTCAAACGCATCGCCAAGTCCAAATCCATGGCTACCGAAGAAATTCATTTGAACCATTCCCTGGAAGAGGCCGGACTGCACGTAAAAGAAACCGACTTGGGCGAATGGATCATTGGCATCGCCGGACATCGCCCTTCTCACATGGTTATGCCTGCTATTCACTTGAGCCGTCAGCAATGCGCTGAGTATTTCAGCCAAGAGTTGCATAAAGAAATCCCTGTAGATATCCCTTACATGGTACAGGAAGCCCGTCTGAACCTGCGTCAGGAATTTGTCCAGGCAGACATGGGTATTTCCGGCGCCAACTTCGGCATTGCCGAAAATGGCGCGATCGGCCTTGTAACCAACGAAGGCAATGCTCGTATTGTTACGACGCTGCCCAGGATCCATGTAGTTGTTATCGGTTACGAAAAGCTGATCCCCAGCATCCAAGATGCATCTTATATTATGCGCATGCTCCCCCGTAACGCCACCGGCCAGCTGATGACCAGCTACATGACCATGGTAGACGGCGTGACTCCTCTGATGGTCAAAGGTCCTGATGGCAAATGGGTGGAAGAAGAGCGCGAAGTACACTACATTCTTCTGGATAATGGCCGCCTAAAAGCCGCTAAAGATCCGGTGCTCAAAGAAAGCTTCAACTGCCTGCGCTGTGCTTCGTGCCTCAATGTCTGCCCGGTTTACACCGTTGTAGGCGGCCACGTGTTCGGCCACATTTACGCTGGAGGCATCGGCGCCATTTTGACCGCCTTCCTCCATGGCATGAAGGATTTCGAGCATATCAACGAAATGTGCATTGGTTGCCGCAAATGTGTGGAAGTCTGCCCCGGCAAAATCAACATTCCTGGCCTGATCGACGAACTGCGGGCACGGGCGGTCAAAGAACACGGTCTTCCCTTTGCCGCCAAAGTCGTCTTTGAAAACGTCCTTTCCAACCGCAAGGTGTTCCACACCATGCTGCGCATGGCCTCCATCGGTCAAAAGCCTTTCCAAAGCGGCCGCGTCATCCGCCATTTGCCACTCTTCCTCTCGGGCATGGCTAAGGATCGCAGCCTGCCGGCCATCGCTGATGCGCCATTCCGTGATCGTGTAGAGAAAATCACCAAAAAAATAGATAAACCAATTAAGCGCATAGCTTTCTTTGCTGGCTGCAACATTGACTTTGTCTTCCCCGAAACTGGCGAAGCTATCGTTAAAGTGCTCCAGGATCTGAATATGGAAGTGGTCTTCCCCATGGACCAAAGTTGCTGCGGCAAGCCGGTCCTCGGCATGGGTGACCGCGACACAGGCAAAAATATTGCCAAACGCAATATCGAAGCCTTTGAAAAAGTGGATGCGGATGTATTGATCTTCGGTTGCCCCACTTGCGCCGAAACCTGGCATGAAACCTATCTCAACATTTTTGCTGACGATCCGGCTTGGTTAGCCAGGGCGGAAAAGCTGGCCCACAAGGTTCAGGAATTCGCTCAGTTCGTCGCTCCCCTTTACGCCGCTCAGGGCCGACTCAATAAGAAAAACGGCGCTATCAAAGTTACTTACCATGATTCTTGCCACATGCGCCGTGGTCTGGGCATCTACAAAGAGCAGCGCCAGCTTCTGGAGGCCGCTAAGGATTACGAATTTGTCGAAATGAAAGATTGCGATAAGTGCTGCGGCATGGCTGGCGCCTTCGGTGTCAAGTACACGGAAATTTCCATGCCCATCCTCAAAAACAAAGTGGACAATATCAAGAACAGCGGCGCTGAAATTGTCGCCGTCGGTTGCCCTGCCTGCATGATGCAGATTCAAGGCGGTCTCGACAAGCAAGCTCCGAATATTCGCGTCAAGCACGTAGCGGAGATTCTTGCCGACGAACTCGACCATAAATAA
- the cbiT gene encoding precorrin-6Y C5,15-methyltransferase (decarboxylating) subunit CbiT, with the protein MKRHHYGLPDEAFVRGDIPMTKKEVRMLALLQARIETNSCVVDIGAGTGSFAVEAALAAPEGQVFAIERVPEGVALIKANRQRHGLRNLQVLPGEAPEALQEVPPCDVVFIGGSGGHLAEILKCCDRLLKPGGRLVLTAVTAETLQEALALCEGRPGYGVLEAFGVQATRLRKAGRSHLFQALNQVFIIACQKEE; encoded by the coding sequence ATGAAACGACATCATTACGGCTTGCCCGATGAAGCTTTTGTGCGCGGCGATATTCCTATGACGAAGAAAGAAGTTCGCATGTTGGCGCTCTTGCAGGCGCGCATTGAGACGAATAGCTGTGTTGTAGATATTGGCGCGGGTACTGGTTCCTTTGCGGTGGAGGCGGCGCTGGCAGCGCCGGAGGGACAGGTTTTTGCTATTGAACGCGTACCCGAAGGGGTGGCTTTAATCAAGGCCAACCGGCAGCGTCATGGACTGCGTAATTTACAAGTGCTGCCGGGAGAAGCGCCGGAAGCGCTGCAGGAGGTGCCTCCTTGCGACGTAGTCTTTATCGGTGGCTCTGGCGGTCACTTGGCGGAAATTTTGAAATGCTGTGATCGACTGCTGAAGCCTGGCGGCAGGCTGGTACTGACAGCGGTAACGGCGGAAACGCTCCAAGAAGCGCTGGCTCTGTGCGAAGGGCGCCCAGGCTATGGGGTGCTGGAAGCCTTTGGCGTACAAGCAACCAGATTGCGTAAGGCAGGGCGCAGCCACTTGTTTCAAGCCTTGAACCAAGTGTTTATCATCGCCTGTCAGAAGGAGGAATAA
- a CDS encoding glycosyltransferase family 39 protein, with the protein MMNRNWLTVLTAVLSLVFFLLYNHMLPVTDPVEANYALTAREMLESGDWLSPRIYGAYWFDKPVMTYWMLASSFAVFGLNEWAARLPGAVFAALGVGYACWFSLETGANKKRALLTALILASSLEYWILARLVLTDAILFFFSAVTMGQAYLGLSRDRNHYWLAAYAASALAVLTKGPVGLVLPGLLLLAYVLVCRDWRLLKRFRWVWGLAAFLLLVGPWYVWMLQHHGEQFVTTFLGLHNVTRATVSEHPDDNVFYYYLVLYPVSLLPWSGLLIAALLKRRAAVLQGGLSRYLWVWLGGTLLFYTLMATKYPTYVFPALFPGAMLAAGQLEQMLQGRCSLWWLTAPAALLWLLLGETLRNIPEAAPTEVIWPAVAMLLLVLALLQWKRRRQWLVVWVVAGIFVGACGFLSQGAALISERRSFVALAEAIPPAPVLVGAYGDYPTSAVFYSGHIAYRLEDGQAGQEPWQGKYTMPRLKTEEFLRIGEKEAIYLLVKQKHQEEMAKDGRFKEFQLIKVAPAGAVYMKKAEKDPR; encoded by the coding sequence ATGATGAACCGGAACTGGCTGACTGTCCTTACGGCAGTGTTGTCACTGGTCTTCTTTTTACTATACAATCATATGCTGCCTGTAACCGATCCAGTGGAGGCCAATTATGCGCTGACCGCAAGAGAGATGCTGGAAAGCGGTGATTGGCTTTCGCCGCGTATTTATGGAGCATACTGGTTTGATAAGCCGGTTATGACGTATTGGATGTTGGCTTCTTCTTTTGCTGTTTTTGGTTTGAATGAATGGGCTGCCCGTCTGCCTGGCGCTGTTTTTGCGGCGCTGGGAGTTGGTTACGCTTGTTGGTTTTCTTTAGAGACTGGCGCAAATAAGAAGCGGGCGCTTTTGACGGCGCTTATCCTGGCGTCTTCACTGGAATATTGGATTTTGGCGCGCCTGGTATTGACAGATGCTATTCTTTTTTTCTTTTCCGCTGTTACTATGGGACAAGCATATTTGGGTCTAAGCCGTGATCGAAACCACTATTGGTTGGCGGCGTACGCCGCGTCGGCTTTGGCAGTACTGACCAAAGGGCCTGTCGGCTTAGTGCTGCCTGGCTTGTTGCTGCTTGCCTATGTGCTGGTGTGTCGGGACTGGCGTCTTTTAAAGCGTTTTCGCTGGGTCTGGGGTCTGGCTGCTTTTTTGCTGCTTGTCGGTCCTTGGTATGTCTGGATGCTGCAGCATCATGGAGAACAGTTTGTTACTACTTTTTTGGGCTTGCACAACGTGACGCGGGCGACGGTGTCCGAACATCCTGATGACAATGTATTTTATTACTATTTGGTTTTGTATCCTGTGAGCTTGCTGCCTTGGAGCGGCTTGCTGATTGCTGCTTTGTTGAAGCGGAGAGCGGCGGTGCTGCAAGGAGGACTGTCCCGGTATTTATGGGTATGGCTGGGAGGGACGCTGCTGTTTTACACTCTGATGGCAACGAAGTATCCGACCTATGTATTTCCTGCATTATTTCCAGGGGCTATGCTGGCGGCGGGCCAATTGGAGCAAATGTTACAAGGACGCTGCTCGTTATGGTGGCTGACGGCGCCGGCCGCTCTTTTGTGGCTGCTTTTGGGAGAAACGCTGCGCAACATTCCTGAGGCTGCGCCAACAGAGGTTATTTGGCCAGCAGTGGCGATGTTGCTTTTGGTGTTAGCTTTGTTGCAATGGAAGCGGCGACGGCAGTGGCTTGTAGTCTGGGTTGTAGCTGGCATTTTCGTAGGGGCCTGCGGTTTCTTGTCCCAGGGGGCGGCGCTAATTTCCGAGAGGCGTTCCTTTGTTGCATTGGCGGAGGCCATTCCCCCGGCGCCGGTTCTTGTGGGAGCATACGGAGACTATCCGACTTCGGCTGTTTTTTACAGCGGCCATATCGCTTATCGGTTGGAAGATGGGCAAGCAGGGCAGGAGCCATGGCAAGGAAAATATACTATGCCGCGCCTGAAGACGGAGGAGTTTCTGCGTATAGGTGAAAAGGAAGCTATTTATCTTCTTGTAAAACAGAAACATCAGGAAGAAATGGCAAAAGATGGACGATTCAAGGAGTTTCAACTGATTAAAGTCGCTCCGGCTGGAGCTGTATACATGAAGAAAGCAGAAAAAGATCCCCGATAA
- the cobI gene encoding precorrin-2 C(20)-methyltransferase codes for MQPSLVGTFYGIGVGPGDPELLTLKAARLLREADIICLPKSKEGADSVAKQVAGPHLSAKARLVEISMPMVRDAALLEEQWQKGAAEIADFLRQGLSVAFITIGDSMLYSTYTYLLARVRRLLPEAPIECVPGVTSFSAAAAYLQEALAEGAEKLAVVPAIEDPEEIRAVLGRFPNAVLMKVAGKYDAIVTVLEELQLLDKAVLISRLGYPEQRICHDLASLRGQKLDYLSLILVKQEGFQTWPV; via the coding sequence TTGCAACCATCGTTAGTGGGAACTTTCTACGGCATCGGCGTCGGTCCCGGCGATCCGGAGCTGTTAACATTGAAGGCGGCTCGGCTGCTACGGGAAGCGGATATTATCTGTTTGCCCAAATCCAAAGAAGGCGCAGACAGCGTAGCTAAACAGGTGGCAGGGCCGCATTTAAGCGCTAAAGCGCGTCTGGTTGAGATTTCTATGCCCATGGTTCGCGATGCAGCTCTGTTGGAAGAACAGTGGCAAAAAGGAGCAGCAGAGATTGCCGACTTTTTGCGTCAGGGCTTGTCAGTGGCCTTTATTACTATTGGCGACTCCATGCTGTACAGCACCTACACGTATTTGCTGGCCCGCGTAAGGCGTCTGCTGCCGGAAGCTCCCATTGAATGCGTGCCTGGAGTTACTTCCTTTTCTGCAGCGGCGGCCTATTTGCAAGAAGCGCTGGCAGAAGGCGCAGAAAAGCTGGCTGTTGTGCCTGCCATTGAGGATCCGGAGGAAATTCGCGCAGTGCTGGGGCGCTTTCCTAATGCAGTTTTAATGAAGGTAGCCGGAAAATACGACGCCATAGTAACTGTTTTGGAAGAATTGCAGCTTTTGGACAAGGCGGTGTTGATCAGCCGTCTGGGGTATCCGGAACAGAGAATTTGTCATGATTTGGCTTCCTTGCGAGGGCAGAAGCTAGATTATTTATCATTGATATTGGTAAAACAGGAGGGTTTTCAAACATGGCCAGTGTGA
- the cbiD gene encoding cobalt-precorrin-5B (C(1))-methyltransferase CbiD yields MQKRMRSGRTTGTCAAAALKAALLAWRGEMAAQVAVQTPQGSWLQVPVEEATPIEQGGRAVVRKDAGDDPDITHGALLVAEVILQPGEGWTLNAGPGVGTVTKPGLAMAPGEPAINPGPRRMLALVLEELLPKGMRAEVTLSIPGGEELAKRTLNPPLGICGGLSIIGTTGIVEPMSEEAFKNSLAPQLRVAQAQGFDSVVLVPGRIGQDAATLKYGLPEESVVQMSNFVGFMLTKAAEFGLKKVLLFGHLGKLAKVAAGIFHTHNRMADARMETLAAYAALLGASQEAVQAILEAVTTEGAMPHIAAAGLGEKLYPLLAAKASERARRHVFGDLEVGTVIVTLQGELLGMDEDAKKIGDAMGWNIRSL; encoded by the coding sequence TTGCAAAAACGCATGCGAAGCGGCAGGACTACAGGTACGTGTGCTGCTGCGGCTTTGAAGGCGGCGCTTTTGGCCTGGCGAGGGGAAATGGCGGCGCAGGTGGCTGTGCAGACGCCTCAAGGAAGCTGGTTACAGGTTCCTGTGGAAGAAGCGACGCCTATAGAACAGGGAGGCCGGGCCGTTGTGCGCAAGGATGCGGGGGATGATCCTGATATAACTCATGGCGCACTTCTTGTGGCAGAGGTGATCTTGCAGCCAGGCGAGGGCTGGACGTTAAACGCTGGACCAGGCGTAGGTACTGTGACTAAGCCGGGCTTAGCCATGGCGCCAGGAGAACCGGCAATCAACCCGGGGCCGCGGCGCATGCTGGCGTTGGTGTTGGAGGAGCTGCTGCCTAAGGGCATGAGAGCGGAAGTAACGCTGTCCATTCCCGGTGGCGAGGAGCTAGCCAAACGAACCTTGAATCCGCCGCTGGGAATTTGCGGCGGCCTTTCCATTATTGGCACTACCGGCATTGTCGAGCCGATGTCGGAAGAAGCTTTTAAAAATTCTTTGGCGCCGCAGCTGCGCGTGGCTCAAGCGCAAGGTTTTGACAGTGTTGTGCTGGTGCCGGGGCGTATCGGCCAGGATGCGGCGACATTGAAATACGGGCTTCCTGAAGAGAGCGTAGTACAGATGAGTAATTTTGTAGGATTCATGCTGACAAAAGCAGCGGAATTCGGTCTGAAGAAAGTATTGCTTTTCGGGCACCTGGGGAAATTGGCTAAAGTGGCTGCCGGTATTTTTCATACGCACAACCGTATGGCGGATGCCCGTATGGAGACGCTGGCGGCCTATGCGGCATTGTTGGGAGCCTCCCAGGAGGCGGTGCAGGCTATTTTAGAGGCTGTGACAACCGAGGGAGCCATGCCTCATATCGCCGCTGCCGGGTTGGGAGAAAAGCTATATCCTCTGTTGGCGGCGAAAGCCAGCGAGCGGGCGCGGCGCCATGTGTTTGGGGATTTGGAAGTGGGCACGGTGATTGTGACGTTGCAAGGAGAGCTTTTAGGTATGGATGAGGACGCAAAGAAGATAGGAGACGCGATGGGATGGAACATCAGATCCTTGTAG
- a CDS encoding 2-oxoacid:acceptor oxidoreductase family protein: protein MWQISLSGTGGQGLILAGIILAEAAIIDGKEAVQTQSYGPEARGGSSKAEVIIADAPIDYPKVTKADLMLSMSQAACDKYISVLKDGGMLMLDSTFVQDVPKVDAKILSLPITKTAKEELGHAMFANIIALGALVGATNMVTEAALTEAVLDRIPKGTEEKNQKALSLGLALGKAQHQ from the coding sequence ATGTGGCAGATTAGCTTAAGCGGCACCGGTGGCCAAGGCCTCATCCTCGCCGGCATCATTCTGGCGGAAGCCGCCATCATCGACGGAAAAGAAGCCGTGCAGACCCAGTCCTACGGACCCGAAGCCCGCGGCGGCTCCAGCAAAGCGGAAGTTATCATTGCTGACGCCCCGATCGACTATCCTAAAGTCACCAAGGCGGACCTGATGCTCTCCATGAGCCAGGCTGCCTGCGACAAATACATTTCCGTCCTTAAAGACGGCGGCATGCTTATGCTGGACAGCACCTTTGTGCAGGACGTGCCGAAAGTGGACGCCAAGATTCTTTCGCTGCCCATTACCAAGACAGCCAAAGAAGAACTGGGCCATGCCATGTTTGCCAACATCATCGCTTTAGGGGCGCTGGTGGGCGCTACCAACATGGTTACCGAAGCGGCTTTGACGGAAGCCGTTTTGGACCGCATTCCTAAAGGCACCGAAGAGAAGAACCAGAAGGCTCTTTCTCTAGGCTTGGCCTTGGGCAAAGCGCAGCACCAATAA
- a CDS encoding LUD domain-containing protein, whose translation MKRVCENWKEHFPAGKVGQEHFAEFETRAKNVGTEMFHVKTAAEAQEIIAKLAADVNAKKVVAIHSAYVDASGALENLQQQNVTVYTEAADIAEHVETADLGISTVEFAIAESGSVCYDGYAYESRVVTMLPPLHVVFLPSSHVVPGISEAFEILSKVFHNGFTGFITGPSRTSDIERVLTIGVHGPSRFVIIAVDEMPGGAN comes from the coding sequence ATGAAACGAGTATGTGAGAACTGGAAAGAACATTTTCCAGCAGGCAAAGTGGGCCAGGAACATTTTGCCGAATTTGAAACCCGTGCTAAAAATGTAGGTACGGAAATGTTTCATGTCAAAACAGCCGCCGAGGCGCAGGAAATCATCGCCAAATTGGCTGCCGACGTAAATGCAAAAAAAGTCGTCGCCATCCACAGTGCCTATGTAGACGCTTCCGGTGCCCTAGAGAACTTGCAGCAGCAGAATGTTACTGTATATACAGAGGCTGCCGACATTGCCGAACATGTGGAAACCGCTGACCTTGGCATTTCCACGGTAGAATTTGCCATTGCCGAAAGCGGCAGCGTCTGTTACGACGGCTATGCTTACGAAAGCCGTGTCGTTACCATGCTCCCTCCTTTGCATGTAGTGTTTTTACCCTCCAGTCATGTAGTGCCTGGCATTTCTGAGGCTTTTGAAATTCTCTCTAAAGTATTCCACAACGGTTTTACCGGCTTCATCACCGGTCCCAGCCGCACATCGGATATTGAACGCGTCTTGACCATCGGTGTTCACGGCCCTAGCCGCTTTGTCATCATCGCAGTAGATGAAATGCCCGGAGGTGCAAACTAA
- a CDS encoding 2-oxoacid:ferredoxin oxidoreductase subunit beta encodes MADIQKYLRQTALPHIWCPGCGHGILLAAILRAIDAQGLDQDKTIIVSGIGCSSRASGYMDFNTVHTAHGRALPFATGIKMAKPELNVIVITGDGDATAIGGNHFIHAARRNIDLTTIIFDNNIYGMTGGQSSPLTPQNSRSTTAPFGHIERSFDIAKLSVAAGATYVARGTSFHAKMLTDLIAKGIANKGFSVIDAISGCPTSFGRKNKMAQPAKMLEWQRDHAVTVQAAAKLSAEQLADKFLIGELHQEAAPEFTDEYAKVVERLKGGRA; translated from the coding sequence ATGGCAGACATTCAAAAATACCTGCGCCAAACCGCGCTGCCGCACATCTGGTGCCCCGGCTGCGGCCACGGCATTTTGCTGGCAGCCATCCTGCGGGCCATTGACGCCCAGGGGTTGGACCAGGATAAAACCATCATCGTTTCCGGCATCGGCTGCTCTTCCCGGGCCTCCGGCTACATGGACTTTAACACCGTCCATACCGCTCACGGCCGGGCGCTGCCTTTTGCCACCGGTATTAAGATGGCTAAACCCGAGCTCAACGTTATCGTCATTACCGGCGACGGCGATGCTACCGCCATTGGCGGCAACCATTTCATTCACGCCGCGCGGCGCAATATTGATCTCACCACCATTATTTTCGACAACAACATCTACGGCATGACCGGCGGCCAATCTTCGCCGCTTACGCCCCAGAACAGCCGCTCCACCACGGCGCCGTTCGGACATATTGAGCGCTCCTTTGATATCGCCAAACTGTCCGTCGCCGCTGGCGCCACTTACGTGGCCCGGGGCACCTCGTTCCATGCGAAGATGCTTACCGACCTTATTGCCAAAGGCATTGCCAACAAAGGCTTCTCCGTGATCGACGCCATTTCCGGCTGTCCTACTAGTTTTGGACGTAAAAACAAAATGGCGCAGCCAGCGAAAATGCTCGAATGGCAGCGCGATCACGCGGTTACCGTTCAAGCGGCAGCCAAGCTTTCGGCGGAACAACTGGCCGATAAATTCCTCATCGGCGAACTGCATCAAGAAGCAGCGCCGGAATTTACCGACGAATACGCCAAAGTGGTGGAACGCTTGAAAGGAGGCCGTGCATAA
- a CDS encoding 4Fe-4S binding protein, giving the protein MALQINKRYCKGCGICVAFCPKQVLELDEIGKVYAKQPEACISCGQCELRCPDYAIFVVKEEAGK; this is encoded by the coding sequence ATGGCGTTACAGATCAACAAACGATACTGCAAAGGCTGTGGTATCTGCGTGGCGTTCTGTCCCAAGCAAGTGCTGGAACTGGACGAAATAGGCAAGGTATACGCAAAGCAGCCGGAGGCTTGTATCAGCTGCGGCCAGTGCGAACTGCGCTGCCCGGACTATGCTATATTTGTGGTGAAAGAGGAGGCGGGAAAATAA